From the Labrus mixtus chromosome 10, fLabMix1.1, whole genome shotgun sequence genome, the window TCACAGTGGAGACCAGTCATGGGGGTCTGGTTTGGATGAGAAAAGCCGGTGGCCCGGTGATGGAGGggagacagagcagcaggatCGGGAGTGGGCGATAAAGCACAGTGGATTTGTCCAGAAGATGGGTGATGGGTCCGGGGCTCGGGATGCGCAAAAGACGCTGGAACTGCACCCTTGTCGGTTTCTCCCGAGTCCCTCTTGCTGGTTATGAAGTGGCTGACCCTCAGCAGACAGGACCTCATGCCGTTACTGTAGTTCTGTCGGCGGGCAGTGGTCGGTCTCTGATCTCTGGACAGGACTTTATTTATGGCGCGGTGACCCCTCTTCACGTCCTTGTCCGTCTTTAGGAATTGTACCACACTCTCCAGGATCTCTGCCTTCTCCACCTTTGGATTATTGAGcttctaaaaagaaaaataataataagacatattaaagACTACGCAAgagaaacatatatatatatatataactagCAGAGGCCTATTTATAGgctatgtatgtttgtgtgagtcATAAACATGCGCACAGTGACATACCTCATCGTTTGTGCTCTCCAGCATCAACAGTCTCAGAGTCTCCAGACTTTGGTTGATTCGCTCACGTCTGCGTTTCTCCATCACCGGTTTAGACACCTGgggattgaaaataaaatattactaAATTGCCCCGAAGTAACATTTTCCATGACTCTACCTGAAGTTATTGGTGACATAGTGTGCAGCAGCTTACCCTTCTCATATTCCTTTGGTGATGCTCTGGTGAAGATAAAGCCTTCATGCTCTAAGCTTGCTCTCGTGTCTTTCCTCGATGTAAACACAAAATCCAAAATGGCACGTCGGCGTCCTCATTGcattttgttgatgttcatgcaGGTAGCCACGCCCACACGGGGGTCACGCCTCTCATTCATTCAGCAGCACGCGGCCttgacacagaaaaacacatttggatttgtttcagtcctgttttctttttcaagcaAAACTGAGTGAGGTTAATGTCATAGGGTCAGTCATGATTAATTTTTACGTCATTAAAAGTTAGGTCTACACTAATAATAGCCTTCATATTTTCCTGGTACAAAATAATATCGGActatttaatgtttaatacaAGTGAAACTAAAATGTCTTGAAGTTTAAGAGACTCAGATTTATTCTATGATTGTATTTTGATGACTTTGCTGGTGCAGAAAATTTAAAAGAGCAAAGCATGCAGGGAAAGGTGTTATCACTggcctatttatttattataagattaactttattgtcccagtgggaatttgtcttggacttcacagagctctgatgcagtagcaaAATAACAATATACATTCATTCgtcggtaaaacatgtcagttaaatgaTCATTAAATTccatacaagtgaattactaaaaccataaatatgtaatagttaaGAAAAGTGATAAACAATGCAGGTACAGGTACATTATATtagtgcacattaatcaacatatcaGCAAGCAACCATGTAAATATGgcggaattagcacaaaagctaaaTTCCATCCATACTCCTAAAGCAGGTAGGCCTATAGGCTACTAATAAAAAACCCATAAACAAATTGACTTTATATTCTATATCTCTCTAAAGCCACATTTCACAGGAC encodes:
- the her5 gene encoding hairy-related 5; this translates as MKALSSPEHHQRNMRRVSKPVMEKRRRERINQSLETLRLLMLESTNDEKLNNPKVEKAEILESVVQFLKTDKDVKRGHRAINKVLSRDQRPTTARRQNYSNGMRSCLLRVSHFITSKRDSGETDKGAVPASFAHPEPRTHHPSSGQIHCALSPTPDPAALSPLHHRATGFSHPNQTPMTGLHCDTKLLSPTAASTHSPDPVWRPWPQ